Proteins encoded within one genomic window of Deltaproteobacteria bacterium:
- a CDS encoding type 1 glutamine amidotransferase, which translates to MMSKVAVIITDLFEDSEYAEPAKAFKKAGHQLVHVGLKAGATVHGKKDNTPVTIDRKVKDVGVDDFDALLIPGGYSPDKLRVDENAVRFADDFVKSGKPVFAICHAAQLLITADVLRGRKLTGYKSIIQDIKNAGAEFVNDEVVVDDNLVSSRDPGDLPAFISAALEKLG; encoded by the coding sequence ATTATGAGCAAAGTTGCCGTGATCATCACGGATCTGTTTGAAGATTCGGAGTACGCCGAACCGGCCAAGGCATTTAAAAAGGCCGGGCATCAACTCGTTCACGTGGGCCTGAAAGCCGGGGCCACCGTTCACGGAAAAAAGGATAACACCCCGGTGACCATCGATCGGAAGGTCAAAGACGTCGGCGTCGACGATTTTGACGCCTTACTGATTCCCGGAGGCTATTCGCCGGACAAGTTGCGGGTGGACGAAAACGCCGTACGGTTTGCCGACGATTTCGTCAAGAGCGGCAAGCCGGTCTTTGCCATCTGCCACGCGGCCCAGCTGCTGATCACCGCGGACGTGCTGCGAGGGCGAAAGCTGACCGGCTACAAATCCATCATTCAGGATATCAAGAACGCCGGGGCCGAGTTTGTCAACGACGAGGTCGTGGTGGACGACAACCTGGTGTCCAGTCGCGATCCGGGGGACTTGCCGGCTTTTATTTCGGCGGCTCTCGAGAAGCTTGGGTAA
- a CDS encoding acyl-CoA dehydrogenase family protein: MDFQISEEQELLRQTIRKIAKKKFEPRAAEIDEQEAFPWDNKTILAQNGLLGINCPREYGGSGESILTLALVIEEIARVCASTAHIVAAHSLVVDAFVLKGAHEQKTRWLRPLGEGSRIGAFAMTEPNAGSDIISMKTKATRTDDGYVIDGSKRFITHGHSAGIIVLVAYSDRTLKHEGLSLFVIPGDAAGLIRGKKERKMGLRGSDTADLSFESCFVPKENILGQPGEGFKTVMALLNASRLGIAAEAVGIAQGAMDQAVNYTRDRIQFGKRLVEFQGLQWVLADMALKVELARTLLYRACAAIDKDRNAGEIPKLSAMTKWFASDTAMEITTSAVQLFGGYGYVRDYPVERMMRDAKITQLFEGTNEILRNVVSRQLLR, translated from the coding sequence GTGGATTTTCAGATATCCGAAGAGCAGGAACTTCTGAGGCAGACCATTCGGAAGATCGCAAAAAAGAAGTTTGAACCAAGGGCGGCTGAAATCGATGAACAGGAAGCATTCCCCTGGGATAACAAAACCATTTTAGCTCAAAACGGCTTATTGGGGATTAATTGTCCCAGGGAGTACGGCGGCTCCGGGGAATCGATTCTTACCTTGGCGCTCGTTATCGAGGAGATTGCCCGCGTATGCGCGTCCACCGCCCATATCGTCGCCGCGCACTCGCTCGTGGTGGACGCCTTCGTGTTGAAGGGCGCCCACGAGCAGAAGACGAGGTGGCTCAGACCCCTGGGAGAAGGTTCACGGATCGGGGCCTTTGCAATGACCGAGCCGAATGCGGGCTCCGACATCATCAGCATGAAGACGAAAGCCACAAGGACGGACGACGGGTACGTGATCGACGGATCCAAGAGGTTCATCACCCACGGGCATTCCGCCGGCATCATCGTCCTGGTGGCCTATTCCGACCGCACCCTCAAACACGAAGGCCTGAGCCTCTTTGTCATCCCCGGCGACGCCGCCGGACTGATTCGCGGCAAGAAGGAAAGGAAGATGGGCCTTCGGGGTTCCGACACGGCGGATTTGTCCTTCGAGTCCTGCTTCGTGCCCAAGGAAAATATCCTCGGGCAGCCGGGCGAGGGATTCAAGACGGTGATGGCCCTGCTGAACGCCTCTCGCCTGGGCATAGCGGCGGAGGCGGTGGGAATCGCCCAGGGTGCCATGGACCAGGCGGTGAACTACACTCGCGACAGAATCCAGTTCGGAAAACGTCTCGTGGAATTCCAGGGCCTGCAATGGGTGTTGGCGGACATGGCGCTCAAAGTGGAGCTGGCAAGGACCCTGTTGTATCGCGCCTGCGCGGCCATCGACAAGGACAGGAATGCAGGGGAAATCCCCAAGCTGTCCGCCATGACCAAGTGGTTCGCGTCGGACACCGCCATGGAAATCACCACCAGCGCGGTCCAGCTATTCGGCGGGTACGGCTATGTGAGGGACTACCCCGTCGAGCGGATGATGCGGGATGCCAAAATCACTCAGCTTTTCGAGGGCACAAACGAAATCCTCCGGAATGTGGTCAGCAGACAGTTGCTTCGCTAA